The following coding sequences are from one Neodiprion lecontei isolate iyNeoLeco1 chromosome 7, iyNeoLeco1.1, whole genome shotgun sequence window:
- the LOC107220171 gene encoding uncharacterized protein LOC107220171 yields the protein MKNGSQCIARTINLSNTKNSAPPRQVQKLVNADVRTPCPDSRSSYRSSRPVPVRVCMRRDVERTLPPKLCECSQKPPPETLVTKIRWLANGLLKSVIAAGLVYWTTAEGVWGDSEETENLYGRIVKSVSPVLQNVVDVKDTKVPHLENVRHKLLDGYNRAVLSIVGLTIGVPTKLEEKMSELFFPCEEVSSGDKGAGNKNSNKLNT from the exons atgaaaaacgGATCGCAATGCATCGCTCGAACGATCAATCTCTCAAATACGAAGAACTCCGCTCCGCCACGCCAGGTCCAGAAGCTTGTCAACGCGGACGTGAGGACTCCATGTCCGGACTCTAGATCATCGTACAGAAGTTCACGGCCAGTCCCAGTCCGCGTCTGCATGCGTCGCGACGTCGAGAGGACGCTTCCACCTAAG CTGTGCGAATGTTCCCAAAAACCACCGCCTGAAACGCTGGTGACGAAAATACGATGGTTGGCTAATGGTCTTCTGAAATCCGTCATTGCCGCAGGCCTTGTCTACTGGACAACAGCCGAAGGCGTCTGGGGCGACTCTGAGGAAACTGAAAATCTTTATGGCCGCATCGTCAAGTCAGTGTCCCCTGTTCTTCAGAACGTTGTCGATGTCAAGGAT ACGAAGGTTCCACACCTGGAAAACGTGAGGCACAAACTATTGGACGGTTACAACAGAGCGGTACTGAGTATAGTGGGACTGACGATCGGCGTTCCGACGAAGCTGGAGGAAAAGATGTCCGAGCTATTTTTCCCCTGCGAGGAAGTCAGCAGCGGCGATAAAGGAGCTGGGAACAAAAATTCTAACAAGTTAAATACGTAG